The Plutella xylostella chromosome 12, ilPluXylo3.1, whole genome shotgun sequence genome includes a window with the following:
- the LOC105384193 gene encoding uncharacterized protein LOC105384193: MFDTEQFILEVQARDCLWTAKEKGHAGRPKRQKAWLEIAEVLYANEWHSLTIRRRQETVDDLQKKWKHLRDYFIRERKRRKDRAPSDAGGKRRRTKFLDMLWFLEMAKEGTDEDDKIDVEEVEAEGAIASPAPPIASQPREYIEIEPFCDSQPRRMVPTDADTDTDRCFLLSLQGYMGMMSETQNFQFRMQVMELVRGIVFHDPDSITSDPFSCKEEQKN; the protein is encoded by the exons ATGTTCGACACGGAACAGTTCATTCTAGAAGTACAGGCCAGAGATTGCTTATGGACAGCCAAAGAAAAAGGGCATGCAGGCAGACCGAAGCGACAGAAGGCGTGGTTGGAGATCGCAGAGGTGCTCTATGCGAATGAGTGGCACTCATTAACTATTAGGCGCAGACAAGAAACCG TGGATGACCTGCAAAAGAAATGGAAGCACCTTCGAGACTACTTCATACGGGAGAGGAAGCGCCGCAAGGACCGGGCTCCCTCGGACGCGGGAGGAAAGCGGAGGAGAACCAAATTCCTGGACATGCTGTGGTTCCTCGAAATGGCCAAAGAAGGCACCGACGAAGATGACAAGATAGATGTGGAAGAAGTAGAGGCCGAAGGAGCCATCGCGTCACCAGCGCCCCCCATCGCCTCCCAACCTAGAGAATACATAGAGATTGAACCTTTCTGCGACTCTCAACCGAGACGGATGGTCCCAACTGACGCTGACACTGACACAGATAGATGCTTCCTGCTCTCGCTACAGGGGTACATGGGAATGATGAGCGAGACGCAAAACTTTCAGTTTCGTATGCAAGTGATGGAGCTGGTCAGAGGGATAGTGTTCCATGATCCGGATAGTATCACTTCTGACCCTTTCAGTTGTAAAGAGGAACAGAAGAATTAA
- the LOC125488568 gene encoding uncharacterized protein LOC125488568: MAEQDKMKRLKKNKASMKSKLTQFETFLTLASSYGALSDQHYSELQLRLSKIENLYQDFDQLQGELEELCDPPEEQYADRQLFEDQYYRLVSTARQLVTSHDASINHGQSGSATSSNPALVKVLDKKGNQHDARLLLDNGSTANFISQDLCSKLGLSSRATHSTVSAC; this comes from the exons atggcCGAACAAGATAAAATGAAAAGGTTAAAGAAAAATAAGGCTTCAATGAAAAGTAAGCTTACTCAATTTGAAACTTTTCTAACGCTCGCTTCGTCTTATGGAGCCTTGAGTGACCAGCATTATTCCGAGCTTCAGTTACGATTATCCAAAATCGAAAATTTATACCAGGATTTCGATCAATTACAGGGTGAGCTCGAGGAACTGTGTGATCCTCCTGAGGAGCAGTACGCAGACCGACAGCTCTTCGAGGACCAGTATTACCGACTGGTTTCCACCGCCCGTCAGCTCGTTACCAGCCACGACGCGAGTATCAACCACGGCCAGTCAGGATCTGCAACAAGCTCGAATCCAG CGCTGGTGAAAGTTCTAGACAAGAAGGGCAACCAACACGACGCCAGGCTCCTATTGGACAACGGCAGTACGGCCAACTTCATTTCTCAAGACCTCTGCAGCAAGCTGGGGTTGTCGAGTCGGGCCACGCACTCCACGGTGTCAG CTTGCTGA
- the LOC125489283 gene encoding uncharacterized protein LOC125489283 has protein sequence MVGPTVQDDLLSILIRFRQHRFVISGDIEKMYRAIEINSNQRSLQQILFRSDTSQPIQIYTLNSVTYGTASAPYLATKCLSTLASNASNITVKNSILRDFYVDDYLSGGATIEDVIKQSQEVISILSSAKFNLRKFQSNNLEILQAVTNNNVDHNNMLHLSESKINNEPSRTLGLHWICDSDVLAFTINIENKEKVTKRNILSAISQIFDPLGLVTPAIVEAKLLIQCLWKARLNWDTDVPNNIKSLWMQFYSEICNLNQIKIPRWFLSVNYKKVELHIFSDASEKAYGACAYARSIGQDGSIHVQLITSKNRVAPIKPSTIPRLELSGALLGARLCTKILNSITIPVDCRYWCDSTIVLCWLAMPAHRLKPFVRNRVNEINESTAGCPWSYVPSLQNPADLVSRGVKADLISSSALWWSGPSFLQKDESLWPKMPISNEKRDLPEVVCHHISQIAEQDSTENCISKSIHKHSNLTRSVHILAYVSRFISNCKLKNTQDRVIGNLTQEEIQSSLNIIIKQSQSEMFPEEQALLMAGKVLPFKNRLLSLSPFLDANNIIRIGGRLTNSPYSYDQKHPILLCSKHYFTKLIFRTQHTKLLHVGPLSLLASIRQTYWPLGGRNLARSTASKCVTCFRNKRKSVQPMMGQLPESRTELEYPFLNCSVDYAGPVLIADKKGRGCKLIKSYICIFVCLAVKAVHLELVTDLTKEAYRAALLRFFSRRGKCRSITSDNATTFVGACNELHKLVTESSIGTELADEENQVAFRQQ, from the exons ATGGTTGGCCCTACAGTTCAAGATGATCTTCTATCCATACTAATTCGTTTCCGTCAGCATCGTTTTGTCATATCTGGAGACATTGAAAAAATGTATAGAGCCATTGAGATAAATTCTAATCAAAGATCTCtacaacaaatattatttagatcAGATACGTCTCAACCGATACAGATATACACTCTAAATAGTGTCACGTACGGTACTGCTTCTGCTCCCTACCTAGCTACTAAATGTCTCTCTACATTAGCATCGAATGCATCTAACATCACAGTAAAGAATTCAATTTTGCGAGATTTTTATGTTGATGATTATTTAAGTGGTGGAGCAACTATAGAAGACGTAATTAAACAATCCCAAGAAGTTATTTCGATTCTATCATCGGCTAAATTTAATCTTAGAAAATTTCAATCGAATAATTTAGAAATTTTGCAAGCAGTAACTAATAATAACGTAGATCACAATAATATGCTGCACCTTTCTGAATCAAAAATCAACAACGAGCCTTCAAGGACGCTGGGTCTGCATTGGATTTGCGATTCAGATGTCCTAGCTTTTACAATTAACATCGAAAACAAAGAAAAGGTTACAAAACGTAATATCCTTTCAGCTATAAGTCAAATCTTTGATCCACTGGGCCTAGTGACCCCAGCAATAGTAGAAgctaaattattaatacaaTGTTTGTGGAAGGCAAGACTAAATTGGGACACAGACGTTccaaacaatataaaatcaCTCTGGATGCAGTTTTACAgtgaaatatgtaatttaaatcaaattaaaatacctagGTGGTTTTTAAGCGTAAATTATAAGAAAGTCGAACTACACATTTTTTCAGATGCCTCTGAAAAGGCCTACGGTGCCTGTGCCTATGCTCGATCTATCGGACAAGATGGCTCTATCCATGTTCAACTTATAACGTCAAAAAATAGAGTCGCCCCAATAAAACCGTCAACTATACCTCGATTAGAATTAAGTGGGGCTCTTTTAGGTGCAAGACTGTgtactaaaatattaaactCTATAACCATACCGGTTGATTGCAGATATTGGTGCGATTCAACTATTGTTTTATGTTGGCTCGCTATGCCCGCTCATCGACTCAAACCTTTCGTTCGCAATCGTGTGAACGAGATCAATGAATCCACCGCTGGTTGCCCGTGGAGCTATGTGCCGTCACTCCAAAATCCTGCAGATCTCGTTTCGCGAGGGGTGAAGGCTGATCTTATCAGCTCTTCGGCGCTGTGGTGGTCCGGTCCATCATTTCTACAAAAAGATGAAAGTTTATGGCCTAAAATGCCAATCTCTAATGAGAAACGAGATCTGCCGGAGGTAGTATGTCATCATATTTCACAAATTGCAGAACAAGATTCTACTGAAAATTGCATTTCCAAAAGCATTCACAAACACTCTAATCTTACACGTTCAGTACACATTTTGGCTTACGTTAGTAGATTTATAtctaattgtaaattaaaaaacacacaagATCGAGTCATTGGCAATTTAACGCAAGAGGAAATCCAATCctcattaaatattattattaaacaaagcCAATCAGAAATGTTTCCTGAGGAACAAGCTCTGTTAATGGCAGGTAAAGTCTTACCGTTTAAAAATAGACTATTATCATTATCTCCATTCCTtgatgcaaataatatcattagAATTGGAGGTCGATTAACTAATTCACCATACAGTTATGATCAAAAGCACCCCATTTTACTTTGTAGTAAACATTACTTTACAAAACTCATATTTCGAACACAACATACAAAGCTTTTGCATGTAGGTCCACTTTCTTTACTTGCTAGCATTCGCCAAACATACTGGCCACTAGGGGGCAGGAATCTCGCAAGATCTACCGCGAGTAAGTGCGTTACCTGCTTTAGGAACAAACGTAAGAGTGTTCAACCCATGATGGGTCAATTACCTGAATCTAGAACTGAACTCGAATATCCATTCCTTAATTGCTCTGTGGACTACGCAGGACCAGTTCTGATAGCTGATAAAAAGGGTCGAGGTTGTAAGCTGATCAAGTCCTACAtatgcatttttgtttgtttagcaGTTAAGGCAGTTCATTTGGAGCTTGTTACAGATCTGACTAAGGAAGCTTACAGAGCAGCATTATTACGCTTTTTTAGCCGTCGCGGTAAATGCCGGTCTATCACATCAGATAATGCAACAACGTTCGTCGGGGCTTGTAACGAGCTGCATAAGCTGGTCACTGAATCCTCCATAGGTACTGAGTTGGCCGATGAag AAAACCAAGTGGCATTCCGGCAGCAATGA